One genomic region from Nocardia vinacea encodes:
- a CDS encoding SDR family oxidoreductase, which yields MGALEGKVAIITGAGRGIGREHALLFAREGANIVVNDLGGSNSGEGTDVGPAQEVADEIVAAGGKAVANTENIATWDGAKKLVDQAVSEFGGLDIVINNAGILRDAFIAGMDEAQWDAVVAVHLKGHAAVLRHAAAFWKDQSKAGNQPNAAVVNTASASGVTVPNAGQGNYGAAKAGIAALTLVAADELARYGVRVNAIAPIARTRLTLATPGMGAMMAAEAEAAEEEGGFDAFSPANISPLVAYLASDKCAITGKVFAVQGGAISELAGWHDVKTIEAEGPWLIDDIAARLP from the coding sequence ATGGGTGCACTGGAAGGAAAAGTCGCCATTATCACCGGCGCGGGCCGTGGTATCGGCCGCGAGCACGCGCTGCTGTTCGCTCGCGAGGGCGCCAACATCGTCGTCAATGACCTGGGCGGCAGCAATTCCGGCGAGGGTACCGATGTCGGTCCCGCGCAGGAGGTCGCCGATGAGATCGTCGCGGCCGGCGGCAAGGCCGTCGCGAACACCGAGAACATCGCGACCTGGGACGGCGCGAAGAAGCTCGTCGATCAGGCGGTTTCGGAGTTCGGCGGCCTGGATATCGTGATCAACAACGCGGGCATTCTGCGCGACGCCTTCATCGCGGGCATGGACGAGGCACAGTGGGACGCGGTCGTTGCCGTACACCTGAAAGGCCACGCGGCCGTGCTGCGTCACGCCGCGGCGTTCTGGAAGGACCAGAGCAAGGCTGGCAACCAGCCGAATGCGGCGGTCGTCAACACCGCATCGGCATCGGGTGTCACGGTGCCGAATGCCGGTCAGGGCAACTACGGCGCCGCCAAGGCGGGGATCGCGGCGCTGACCCTGGTCGCGGCCGACGAACTGGCGCGCTATGGCGTGCGGGTCAATGCCATCGCGCCGATCGCGCGTACCCGCCTCACCCTGGCCACTCCAGGCATGGGCGCGATGATGGCTGCCGAGGCCGAGGCGGCCGAGGAAGAGGGCGGTTTCGACGCCTTCAGTCCCGCCAATATCTCCCCGTTGGTCGCATACTTGGCTTCCGATAAGTGTGCGATCACCGGCAAGGTGTTCGCGGTACAGGGCGGTGCCATTTCCGAACTCGCCGGTTGGCACGATGTGAAGACGATCGAGGCCGAGGGTCCCTGGCTCATCGACGACATCGCCGCTCGGCTTCCCTGA
- a CDS encoding MaoC/PaaZ C-terminal domain-containing protein, translated as MTAETTAARLVEFDDAGLEIWCDEERFEVTGERLAEYAAATNDPIEAHLTGEVASPVFGIVPVFEAMMMPVIDVVPMDIFGRVVHGEQDFHFHRAIQPGDKLVSRAKAVGYTSRSNGTTITILIECRIEEGDLVNEQYLTAFFRNIDAGKSEGLAAPAHKFDENLRTQDPVAVVPQHVDLDQTYRYSPASGDPVPLHLDEQVAKDAGLPGVIAHGLCTMAFASWAVLTEVAGSDVNRLKRFAVRFAKMVFPGDNLETRIWKVGSADGVTTYAFETVRGEDVVLSDGLAEIAD; from the coding sequence ATGACAGCGGAGACCACTGCGGCCCGCCTGGTGGAGTTCGACGACGCCGGTCTGGAAATCTGGTGTGACGAAGAGCGTTTCGAGGTCACCGGGGAGCGGCTCGCCGAGTACGCCGCGGCCACCAACGACCCGATCGAGGCCCATCTGACGGGCGAGGTCGCCTCGCCGGTCTTCGGCATCGTCCCGGTCTTCGAGGCCATGATGATGCCGGTGATCGACGTGGTGCCGATGGATATCTTCGGGCGGGTCGTGCATGGGGAGCAGGACTTCCATTTCCACCGCGCGATCCAGCCGGGGGACAAGCTGGTCTCGCGGGCCAAGGCCGTCGGCTACACCAGCCGCTCCAATGGCACCACCATCACCATCCTCATCGAATGCCGCATCGAGGAAGGTGATTTGGTCAACGAGCAGTATCTGACCGCTTTCTTCCGCAATATCGACGCGGGCAAGTCGGAGGGTCTGGCAGCCCCGGCACACAAGTTCGACGAGAACCTGCGGACGCAGGATCCGGTCGCGGTCGTGCCGCAGCATGTCGATCTCGATCAGACCTACCGCTATTCGCCCGCTTCCGGTGACCCGGTGCCGCTGCATCTGGACGAGCAGGTCGCCAAGGACGCGGGTCTGCCCGGCGTCATCGCGCACGGTCTGTGCACCATGGCCTTCGCCTCGTGGGCCGTGCTGACCGAGGTCGCGGGCTCGGATGTCAACCGGCTGAAGCGATTTGCCGTTCGATTCGCCAAGATGGTCTTCCCCGGTGACAACCTGGAGACCCGGATCTGGAAGGTCGGCTCGGCCGACGGCGTCACCACCTACGCCTTCGAAACGGTCCGTGGCGAGGACGTCGTACTCAGCGACGGCCTCGCCGAGATCGCCGATTAG